One stretch of Armigeres subalbatus isolate Guangzhou_Male chromosome 2, GZ_Asu_2, whole genome shotgun sequence DNA includes these proteins:
- the LOC134217235 gene encoding translation factor GUF1 homolog, mitochondrial: MWTKLTLFSRSLPISHRIHLFSRKSRQSIARSLSTTKPLSKDGDIPCDRIPVSRIRNFSIIAHVDHGKSTLADRLLELTGTIAKKAGNKQVLDSLQVEKERGITVKAQTASLVYRYEGETYLLNLIDTPGHVDFSNEVSRSLAACDGVILLVDANEGVQAQTVANFHLAKSKQLVIVPVLNKIDLKNARPDAVTQELFTLFEIDPDEVLRISAKAGTGCEEVLKEIVKRLPAPDARREQNFRAMIFDSWFDRYRGALNLIFVKDGDVRTGQEIVSCHTGKTYEVKSLAMLQPDERKVDRLVAGQVGLLGCNMRTSKESNIGDTLYAKKDKTCVPLPGFKPQQPMVFAGVYPADQSQHPYLKSAIEKLVLNDSAVTVTPDSSPALGQGWRLGFLGLLHLDVFSQRLQQEYDADPILTAPSVTYRIKLKGAKIIAAHGGSEEIYISNPALFPDKTMVEEYYEPYVLGTIIAPTECTGPVIGLCVERRAIQKTSINIDNDRIMTTYLMPLNEIVLDFYDQLKSISSGYASFDYEDHGYVASALVRMDILLNGQLVDELCTVVHISKAQTHARELVLKLKDLIPRQMVQIAIQAVVGGKIVARETLKAYRKDVTAKLYGGDVTRRMKLLKQQAEGKKKMRSVANINVPKDTFINVLKR; encoded by the exons ATGTGGACTAAACTAACTTTATTCTCACGTTCCCTGCCGATATCTCATAGGATTCACCTATTCAGCAG AAAATCCCGCCAATCGATAGCACGTAGTTTGAGCACCACCAAGCCCCTCAGCAAGGACGGCGACATTCCGTGTGATCGGATCCCGGTCAGCCGGATTCGTAATTTCAGCATAATTGCTCATGTCGACCATGGCAAGAGCACCCTGGCCGATCGCCTGTTGGAACTGACCGGGACGATTGCGAAGAAAGCCGGCAACAAACAGGTACTGGACAGTCTTCAAGTGGAGAAGGAACGCGGCATCACGGTGAAGGCTCAGACGGCCTCGTTGGTGTACCGATATGAGGGGGAAACGTATCTGTTGAACCTAATCGACACCCCGGGGCATGTGGACTTTTCCAATGAGGTGTCCCGTTCGTTGGCCGCCTGCGATGGGGTGATTCTGCTGGTGGATGCCAATGAGGGAGTGCAGGCGCAAACAGTGGCCAATTTCCATCTGGCCAAATCGAAGCAGTTGGTCATTGTGCCGGTGTTAAATAAAATCGATTTGAAGAATGCCCGCCCGGATGCGGTGACACAGGAACTGTTTACGTTGTTTGAAATTGATCCGGACGAGGTGCTGCGAATTTCTGCCAAAGCTGGGACCGGGTGTGAGGAGGTATTGAAGGAGATTGTTAAAAGACTACCAGCGCCGGATGCCCGGAGAGAGCAAAATTTTCGTGCGATGATATTTGATAGTTGGTTTGATCGGTATCGCGGTGCGTTGAATTTGATTTTCGTGAAAGACGGCGATGTTCGGACTGGGCAGGAGATAGTTTCGTGTCACACGGGAAAGACTTATGAGGTCAAGAGTTTGGCAATGTTGCAACCGGATGAAAGGAAAGTTGATAGGCTTGTTGCAGGGCAGGTGGGATTACTGGGGTGCAATATGAGGACTAGTAAGGAATCTAACATTGGTGATACTTTGTATGCTAAGAAAGACAAAACATGTGTTCCATTGCCGGGTTTCAAGCCTCAGCAACCGATGGTTTTTGCAGGAGTTTACCCGGCAGACCAATCTCAACATCCGTACTTGAAAAGTGCGATTGAAAAGTTGGTGTTAAATGATTCTGCCGTGACCGTAACACCGGATTCGAGTCCTGCTTTGGGGCAAGGATGGCGATTAGGATTCTTGGGACTTTTGCATTTAGACGTATTTAGTCAAAGACTTCAGCAGGAGTACGATGCAGATCCCATTCTCACTGCCCCTTCAGTAACCTATAGAATAAAACTGAAAGGAGCCAAGATTATTGCGGCACATGGAGGTAGTGAGGAGATTTACATAAGCAATCCAGCTCTGTTTCCTGATAAGACCATGGTCGAAGAATACTATGAACCGTATGTGTTAGGAACGATCATCGCTCCAACAGAATGCACTGGACCTGTTATCGGGCTGTGTGTCGAGCGACGAGCCATCCAAAAGACCTCAATCAACATCGATAACGATCGGATAATGACCACGTACCTGATGCCGCTGAACGAGATCGTACTGGACTTTTACGATCAATTGAAATCCATCAGTTCCGGATATGCCAGTTTTGACTACGAGGATCATGGTTACGTGGCGAGTGCTCTGGTTCGGATGGACATTCTTCTGAATGGGCAGCTGGTTGATGAACTGTGTACAGTAGTGCACATTAGCAAGGCGCAAACCCACGCCAGGGAGCTGGTGCTAAAACTGAAGGACTTAATTCCCAGACAGATGGTGCAGATCGCCATTCAAGCGGTAGTAGGTGGAAAGATTGTAGCCCGAGAAACTTTGAAGGCATATCGGAAGGATGTGACTGCTAAACTG TATGGCGGTGACGTGACTCGAAGGATGAAATTGCTCAAACAGCAAGCTGAAGGGAAAAAGAAAATGCGTTCAGTCGCGAACATCAATGTACCCAAGGACACGTTTATTAACGTGCTGAAGCGATAA